Proteins from a genomic interval of Yoonia sp. GPGPB17:
- the rpsM gene encoding 30S ribosomal protein S13, protein MPTAKRVPIALTYITGIGSAKAEEICEAVKIDRARRVNQLSDAEVLSIREYIDANLMVEGDLRRETQMNIKRLMDLGCYRGLRHRRNLPVRGQRTSTNARTRKGPAKAIAGKKK, encoded by the coding sequence ATCCCGACTGCAAAGCGGGTTCCAATCGCCCTTACCTACATTACCGGAATTGGTTCTGCCAAAGCCGAAGAAATCTGCGAAGCGGTCAAGATTGACCGCGCGCGCCGTGTTAACCAACTGTCTGACGCAGAAGTGCTGTCGATCCGTGAATACATCGACGCCAACCTGATGGTGGAAGGTGACCTGCGTCGTGAGACACAGATGAACATCAAGCGTCTGATGGACCTTGGGTGCTACCGTGGCCTGCGCCACCGTCGTAACCTGCCGGTTCGCGGTCAGCGTACTTCGACAAACGCACGTACACGCAAGGGCCCCGCTAAGGCCATTGCTGGTAAGAAGAAATAA
- a CDS encoding DNA-directed RNA polymerase subunit alpha: protein MIHKNWAELIKPTQLEVKPGNDPARQATVIAEPLERGFGLTLGNALRRILMSSLQGAAITAVQIDNVLHEFSSVSGVREDVTDIVLNLKGVAIRMEVEGPKRLSVQAKGPGVVTAADISETAGIEVLNKEHVICHLDDGADLYMELTVNTGKGYVSADKNKPEDAPIGMMSVDAIYSPVKKVSYDVQPTREGQVLDYDKLTMKVETDGSLTPDDAVAYAARILQDQLSIFVNFDEPESAQTGADDDGLEFNPLLLKKVDELELSVRSANCLKNDNIVYIGDLIQKTEAEMLRTPNFGRKSLNEIKEVLSGMGLHLGMDVEDWPPDNIEDLAKKFEDQF, encoded by the coding sequence ATGATCCACAAGAACTGGGCTGAGTTGATTAAACCAACTCAATTGGAAGTTAAGCCGGGCAACGACCCCGCGCGTCAGGCAACCGTCATTGCAGAACCACTTGAGCGTGGCTTTGGTTTGACATTGGGCAACGCCCTGCGCCGTATTTTGATGAGCTCGCTTCAGGGCGCTGCCATTACTGCCGTTCAGATCGACAACGTTCTGCACGAGTTTTCATCCGTGTCTGGTGTGCGTGAAGATGTCACCGACATCGTGCTAAACCTCAAAGGTGTCGCGATCCGCATGGAAGTCGAAGGCCCCAAGCGTTTGTCCGTTCAGGCGAAAGGCCCCGGCGTTGTGACCGCCGCTGATATCAGCGAGACGGCTGGTATTGAGGTGCTGAACAAGGAGCACGTAATCTGCCACCTGGATGATGGCGCTGATCTGTACATGGAACTGACTGTGAACACAGGTAAGGGCTATGTGTCTGCCGATAAGAACAAGCCAGAAGATGCACCGATCGGGATGATGTCCGTCGATGCGATCTACTCGCCGGTCAAGAAAGTCAGCTATGATGTGCAGCCGACCCGTGAAGGTCAGGTTTTGGACTATGACAAGCTGACCATGAAGGTGGAAACGGATGGGTCGCTGACACCTGATGATGCGGTTGCCTACGCGGCCCGTATTCTGCAGGACCAGCTGTCGATCTTCGTCAACTTTGATGAGCCTGAGTCTGCCCAAACCGGTGCGGATGATGACGGTCTTGAGTTCAACCCGCTTCTGCTGAAGAAAGTGGACGAGCTGGAACTGTCTGTCCGTTCGGCAAACTGCCTCAAGAACGACAACATCGTATATATTGGCGATCTGATCCAGAAGACCGAAGCAGAAATGCTGCGCACACCGAACTTTGGCCGCAAATCTTTGAACGAGATCAAGGAAGTGCTGTCAGGCATGGGCTTGCACCTTGGCATGGATGTTGAGGATTGGCCGCCGGACAACATCGAGGATCTGGCCAAGAAGTTCGAAGACCAGTTTTAA
- a CDS encoding ATP12 family chaperone protein, with amino-acid sequence MSDWQPKRFWKQAKTEACEGGFTVKLDGRPVRTPAKAPLTLPTQAMADAIAQEWDAQEEVVDPRTMPVTRGANAAIDKVRTQRDEVIALLAEYGDSDLLCYRAAGPEALIERQANAWDPMLDWAAETLGARLFVGEGVMHVTQKPEVLAKLTAEVASFDDFALAAVHDLISLSGSLILALAITRQAITVEEAWLLSRIDEHWQIEQWGEDEEAAAAEFTKKTAFFDAAQFYRFSLT; translated from the coding sequence ATGAGTGACTGGCAACCCAAACGGTTCTGGAAACAGGCAAAGACCGAGGCCTGTGAAGGTGGTTTCACCGTGAAGCTGGATGGGCGCCCGGTGCGGACGCCAGCCAAAGCGCCGCTGACCTTGCCGACACAAGCCATGGCGGATGCGATTGCGCAAGAGTGGGATGCACAGGAAGAGGTTGTCGATCCGCGCACAATGCCAGTGACGCGCGGGGCAAATGCCGCGATCGATAAAGTACGCACACAGCGGGACGAAGTCATTGCTTTGCTTGCAGAATATGGCGACAGCGACCTGTTATGTTACCGGGCCGCCGGGCCAGAAGCACTGATTGAACGGCAGGCCAATGCTTGGGACCCGATGCTGGATTGGGCGGCTGAAACACTGGGGGCGCGGCTTTTTGTTGGTGAAGGCGTTATGCATGTCACCCAAAAGCCCGAGGTCCTTGCCAAACTGACAGCAGAGGTCGCATCATTTGATGATTTCGCACTCGCAGCAGTGCATGATCTGATCAGCCTGTCAGGGTCGCTGATCCTTGCGCTTGCCATCACAAGGCAGGCCATCACGGTTGAGGAGGCATGGCTGCTTTCACGCATAGATGAGCATTGGCAAATCGAACAATGGGGCGAAGATGAAGAGGCCGCTGCCGCCGAATTCACCAAGAAGACTGCCTTTTTTGACGCGGCGCAGTTTTACCGGTTTTCTCTGACGTAA
- a CDS encoding HAD-IA family hydrolase has product MRDLRLVIFDVDGTLVDSQAEIMAAMTLAFQAEGLVLPDRKTVLSIVGLSLAEAFRVLCPDTDEVQRARLVEAYKASFMQLRSDNQEMGPLFPGARDALDVLRAQDHTLLAVATGKSRRGLDKVLERHGLTGVFHSEQVADHHPSKPNPSMILTALNETGVPPQKAVMLGDTTYDMDMARAAGIKKIGVTWGYHAADALLPDAMIEDFAALAGAVDQLIGP; this is encoded by the coding sequence ATGCGTGATCTGCGATTGGTGATCTTTGACGTCGACGGCACGCTCGTTGACAGTCAGGCCGAGATCATGGCCGCGATGACGCTGGCGTTTCAGGCCGAGGGATTGGTGCTGCCGGACCGCAAGACCGTGCTATCCATCGTGGGCCTGTCTTTGGCAGAAGCATTTCGTGTGCTGTGTCCTGACACGGATGAGGTGCAACGGGCGCGGTTGGTTGAGGCCTATAAGGCGTCTTTCATGCAGCTGCGTTCTGACAATCAGGAAATGGGTCCGCTGTTTCCCGGTGCGCGTGACGCATTGGATGTGTTGCGCGCGCAGGACCACACCTTGCTTGCGGTGGCGACCGGCAAGTCGCGGCGCGGTCTGGATAAGGTGTTGGAGCGGCATGGGCTGACGGGTGTGTTTCATTCTGAGCAAGTCGCAGATCACCACCCGTCCAAGCCAAACCCATCGATGATCCTGACAGCGCTGAATGAGACAGGCGTTCCACCGCAAAAGGCTGTCATGTTGGGCGATACGACCTATGACATGGACATGGCCCGTGCAGCTGGCATCAAAAAGATTGGTGTCACATGGGGGTACCACGCAGCGGATGCTTTGCTGCCTGATGCGATGATCGAAGACTTTGCAGCGCTCGCGGGTGCTGTGGACCAACTGATAGGCCCTTGA
- the rplO gene encoding 50S ribosomal protein L15, with amino-acid sequence MKLNELSDNPGATTRKKRIGRGPGSSKGKTGGRGIKGQKSRSGVAIKGYEGGQMPLYQRLPKRGFNKPNRKTFAVINLGLIQKFIDEGKIDVKADITEDALVASGLVRRKKDGIRVLAKGDFKAKAKIAVTGASKGAVEAVEKAGGSLTVTTPAAAE; translated from the coding sequence ATGAAACTGAATGAACTGTCTGACAACCCAGGCGCCACAACCCGCAAAAAGCGTATTGGCCGTGGCCCAGGGTCCAGCAAAGGCAAGACCGGTGGCCGTGGTATCAAAGGCCAGAAATCCCGTTCCGGCGTAGCGATCAAAGGCTATGAGGGCGGCCAGATGCCACTCTACCAGCGTCTGCCAAAGCGCGGCTTCAATAAGCCAAACCGCAAGACTTTCGCTGTGATCAACCTTGGCCTGATCCAGAAATTCATCGACGAAGGCAAGATCGACGTCAAAGCCGACATCACTGAGGATGCATTGGTTGCCTCCGGTCTGGTCCGTCGCAAGAAGGACGGTATCCGCGTTCTGGCCAAGGGTGATTTCAAAGCCAAAGCCAAGATTGCTGTCACTGGTGCCTCTAAGGGCGCCGTTGAAGCGGTCGAAAAAGCCGGCGGATCACTGACTGTCACAACACCGGCAGCGGCTGAGTAA
- the rplR gene encoding 50S ribosomal protein L18, which produces MANSKRQLFLKRRMRVRNKLRGVTANQGRARLSVHRSNKNISAQLIDDVNGVTLASASSLEKDLGVVGKNNIEAASKVGAAIAERAKKAGVEVAYFDRGGFLFHGKIKALADAAREGGLKI; this is translated from the coding sequence ATGGCAAACAGCAAGAGACAACTGTTTCTGAAGCGCCGTATGCGCGTTCGGAACAAACTTCGCGGTGTCACAGCCAACCAGGGCCGTGCCCGTCTTTCGGTGCACCGTTCAAACAAGAACATCAGCGCGCAGCTGATCGACGACGTGAATGGCGTGACACTCGCGTCCGCTTCGTCGCTCGAAAAGGATTTGGGCGTGGTCGGCAAGAACAATATCGAAGCCGCTTCCAAAGTGGGCGCTGCAATTGCAGAGCGCGCGAAGAAAGCTGGCGTCGAGGTTGCTTACTTCGACCGTGGTGGTTTCCTCTTTCACGGCAAGATCAAGGCTTTGGCTGATGCGGCCCGTGAAGGTGGTCTGAAGATCTAA
- the rpsE gene encoding 30S ribosomal protein S5, with protein MAERENRGRGRNREEQAPEFADRLVAINRVSKTVKGGKRFGFAALVVVGDQKGRVGFGKGKAKEVPEAIRKATEQAKRQMIRVALRDGRTLHHDIEGRHGAGKVVMRTAPVGTGIIAGGPMRAVFEMLGVQDVVSKSIGSQNPYNMIRATMNGLSKEQSPRNVAQRRGKKVADILPKRDEAPAAEAPAEADA; from the coding sequence ATGGCAGAACGTGAAAACCGCGGCCGTGGCCGCAACCGTGAAGAGCAAGCACCAGAGTTTGCCGACCGCCTGGTCGCAATCAACCGTGTTTCCAAGACAGTCAAAGGCGGTAAGCGCTTTGGCTTCGCCGCACTTGTTGTTGTTGGCGACCAAAAAGGCCGTGTTGGCTTTGGTAAGGGTAAGGCCAAGGAAGTGCCCGAGGCGATCCGCAAAGCGACAGAGCAAGCCAAGCGCCAGATGATCCGCGTGGCATTGCGCGATGGTCGTACGCTGCACCACGACATCGAGGGCCGTCACGGCGCTGGTAAAGTGGTCATGCGCACAGCCCCTGTTGGTACTGGTATCATCGCCGGTGGTCCAATGCGTGCCGTGTTTGAAATGTTGGGTGTACAGGACGTTGTGTCCAAGTCCATTGGGTCCCAGAACCCTTACAACATGATCCGCGCCACCATGAATGGCTTGTCCAAAGAGCAATCACCCCGCAACGTCGCACAGCGCCGTGGCAAGAAGGTTGCTGACATCCTGCCCAAGCGTGACGAGGCCCCTGCGGCTGAAGCACCTGCCGAAGCAGACGCGTAA
- the secY gene encoding preprotein translocase subunit SecY — protein MASAAEQMAANVSWSAFGKATELRQRIMFTLGLLIIYRLGTFIPVPGIDGLALAQFMEDAQAGIGGILSMFTGGALSRMAIFTLGIMPYISASIVMQLLGSMWEPLKNLKKEGEQGRRKLNQYTRYGTVVLATAQAYGLAVSLEAGGLAANPGLFFQASTVITIVGGTMFLMWLGEQITARGIGNGISLIIFVGIIAEIPAALAQFLSQGRSGAISPAVVVGIIVMLIVVLTFVVFMERSLRKIHIQYPRQQRGMKVYDGSTSHLPIKVNPAGVIPAIFASALLLLPTTISTFNGGSSGPLMSTILALFGPGQPLYLLFFGGMIIFFTYFYTREVAFKTEDVAENLKNQNGFVPGIRPGKKTEEYLDYVVTRILVLGSGYLALVALLPEIIRAELAIPFYFGGTSILIIVSVGMDTIQQIQSHLVAHQYEGLIEKSQLRGKRNGKRKGPSRR, from the coding sequence ATGGCTTCTGCAGCAGAGCAAATGGCAGCCAACGTCAGTTGGAGCGCCTTCGGCAAAGCAACTGAACTGCGCCAGCGGATCATGTTCACGCTTGGTTTGTTGATCATCTACCGTCTTGGCACGTTCATTCCGGTGCCGGGCATTGATGGCCTCGCATTGGCCCAGTTCATGGAAGACGCGCAAGCCGGGATCGGTGGTATCTTGTCGATGTTCACCGGTGGGGCACTGTCCCGCATGGCGATCTTTACCCTTGGTATTATGCCTTACATCTCGGCCTCCATCGTGATGCAGTTGTTGGGTTCCATGTGGGAGCCGCTCAAGAACCTCAAGAAAGAGGGCGAGCAGGGACGGCGTAAGCTGAACCAGTATACGCGTTATGGTACGGTCGTATTGGCCACCGCACAGGCTTACGGCCTTGCTGTGAGCCTTGAGGCGGGCGGTTTGGCAGCCAATCCCGGCCTGTTTTTCCAAGCTTCGACGGTCATTACCATCGTTGGCGGCACCATGTTCCTGATGTGGCTGGGTGAGCAGATCACCGCGCGCGGCATTGGCAACGGTATCTCGTTGATCATCTTTGTCGGCATCATTGCTGAAATCCCTGCCGCATTGGCGCAATTCCTGTCACAAGGCCGGTCTGGCGCGATCAGCCCCGCGGTTGTTGTCGGTATCATTGTGATGCTGATTGTTGTTCTGACCTTTGTGGTCTTCATGGAACGGTCGCTGCGCAAGATCCACATTCAGTATCCCCGCCAGCAGCGCGGGATGAAGGTCTATGATGGCTCCACCAGCCACTTGCCGATCAAGGTGAACCCTGCGGGCGTTATTCCGGCGATCTTTGCCTCTGCCTTGCTGCTGCTGCCAACGACGATCAGTACATTCAATGGTGGGTCATCCGGCCCACTGATGTCGACGATTCTGGCGCTCTTTGGCCCCGGTCAGCCGTTGTACCTGTTGTTCTTCGGCGGCATGATCATCTTCTTCACGTATTTCTACACCCGTGAAGTGGCCTTCAAGACCGAGGATGTCGCTGAGAACCTCAAGAACCAGAACGGCTTTGTCCCCGGCATTCGCCCTGGCAAGAAGACCGAAGAATATCTGGACTACGTGGTGACCCGTATCCTGGTGCTGGGCTCCGGTTATCTGGCTCTGGTGGCCTTGCTGCCCGAGATTATCCGGGCCGAACTGGCCATTCCTTTCTACTTTGGCGGTACCTCGATCCTGATTATTGTGTCTGTGGGTATGGACACCATCCAACAAATCCAGTCTCATCTGGTGGCACATCAATACGAAGGCCTGATTGAGAAGTCTCAGTTGCGTGGCAAGCGTAATGGAAAACGTAAAGGGCCATCGCGTCGATGA
- the rpsK gene encoding 30S ribosomal protein S11 encodes MARDTKRTKKKVSKNIAAGVAHVNSSFNNTKILISDVQGNAISWSSAGTMGFKGSRKSTPYAAQMAAEDAGKKAQDHGVKTLEVEVQGPGSGRESALRALAAVGFNITSIRDVTPMAHNGCRPPKRRRV; translated from the coding sequence ATGGCACGTGATACAAAACGCACCAAAAAGAAGGTTTCCAAGAACATCGCAGCTGGTGTTGCGCATGTGAACTCTTCTTTCAACAACACAAAAATCCTGATCTCTGACGTGCAGGGCAACGCCATTTCCTGGTCGTCTGCAGGCACCATGGGCTTTAAGGGTTCGCGGAAATCCACACCGTATGCCGCTCAGATGGCTGCAGAGGATGCGGGCAAGAAAGCACAAGATCACGGCGTGAAAACGCTTGAGGTCGAAGTGCAGGGCCCCGGTTCCGGTCGTGAAAGCGCGTTGCGCGCTTTGGCCGCTGTTGGTTTCAACATCACATCGATCCGTGACGTGACCCCAATGGCCCACAACGGTTGCCGCCCACCAAAGCGCCGCCGCGTCTAA
- a CDS encoding amino acid ABC transporter substrate-binding protein — protein MKKTAFYGALTVAGFAASMASAATLDDVKERGVLNCGVTTGLVGFASPDANGVWDGFDVGVCRAVAAAVLGDSDAVEFVPTTGKTRFTALASGEIDMLARNTTWTFSRDVDLKFEFVGINYYDGQGFLVPRDLGVSSAKELDGATVCIQTGTTTELNLADYFRSNNISYEPVPIETNAEGQQQYLAGACDVYTTDASGLAATRAAFENPDDHIVLPEIVSKEPLGPLVRHGDNDWGDVVRWTLNALIAAEELGVTSANIEELAAAPTGNPEVNRLLGTEGELGAMLGLDANWAMMAIAAGGNYGELFEKNIGENTPIGLARGLNAQWTDGGLLYSPPFR, from the coding sequence ATGAAAAAAACCGCATTTTACGGCGCACTCACTGTTGCTGGCTTTGCTGCAAGCATGGCTTCGGCTGCAACATTGGATGACGTCAAAGAGCGTGGCGTATTGAACTGTGGCGTAACAACTGGCCTTGTCGGCTTTGCATCACCTGATGCGAACGGCGTTTGGGATGGTTTTGACGTTGGCGTATGCCGCGCGGTTGCTGCTGCTGTTCTGGGCGACAGCGACGCTGTTGAGTTCGTTCCAACAACCGGTAAGACACGCTTTACAGCGCTGGCTTCGGGCGAGATCGACATGCTGGCGCGTAACACCACATGGACATTCAGCCGTGACGTCGACCTGAAGTTCGAATTTGTTGGCATCAACTACTACGATGGTCAGGGCTTCCTGGTCCCACGTGACCTTGGTGTGTCTTCTGCAAAAGAACTCGATGGTGCGACTGTCTGCATCCAGACGGGTACGACGACAGAGCTGAACCTGGCGGATTACTTCCGCTCCAACAACATCAGCTACGAGCCTGTGCCAATTGAAACGAACGCCGAAGGTCAGCAGCAGTATCTTGCTGGTGCATGCGACGTTTACACAACTGACGCTTCCGGTCTGGCTGCGACACGTGCAGCCTTCGAAAACCCGGACGATCACATCGTTCTGCCGGAAATCGTCTCAAAAGAGCCACTCGGCCCGCTTGTCCGCCACGGCGACAATGATTGGGGCGACGTTGTGCGCTGGACATTGAACGCACTGATCGCTGCTGAAGAGCTGGGTGTCACATCTGCAAACATCGAAGAGCTGGCAGCTGCACCGACTGGCAACCCAGAAGTCAACCGCCTGCTGGGTACCGAAGGTGAACTGGGCGCAATGCTGGGTCTGGACGCGAACTGGGCGATGATGGCGATTGCTGCGGGTGGTAACTACGGCGAGCTGTTCGAAAAGAACATCGGCGAGAACACACCAATCGGTCTGGCACGCGGTCTGAACGCGCAGTGGACAGACGGTGGTCTGCTCTACTCCCCACCATTCCGTTAA
- a CDS encoding adenylate kinase: MNIILLGPPGAGKGTQAAKLVDERNMVQLSTGDMLRAARTSGTEMGKMVAAVMDRGDLVTDEIVIGLIREQLESDQGGGGYIFDGFPRTLAQADALGNLLVEMGENLDCVIELQVNDEVLVERIVGRAKEAEAAGQPVRADDNEESLKIRLMAYYKQTSPLIGYYHAKGDLKSVDGLASMDEVAASISNALT; the protein is encoded by the coding sequence ATGAATATCATACTGCTGGGACCGCCGGGCGCGGGTAAGGGAACACAAGCGGCCAAGCTTGTCGATGAACGCAACATGGTGCAGTTGAGCACAGGAGATATGTTGCGGGCAGCCCGGACCAGTGGGACTGAAATGGGCAAGATGGTTGCGGCTGTGATGGATCGTGGCGATCTCGTGACAGATGAAATCGTGATCGGCTTGATCCGCGAACAGCTCGAAAGTGATCAAGGTGGTGGTGGCTACATTTTTGATGGTTTTCCACGGACATTGGCGCAGGCGGATGCCTTGGGCAATTTGTTGGTCGAGATGGGTGAGAATCTTGACTGCGTGATCGAGTTGCAAGTGAATGATGAGGTTCTGGTCGAACGCATCGTCGGACGCGCGAAAGAGGCAGAAGCCGCTGGTCAACCGGTGCGCGCTGACGACAACGAGGAAAGCCTGAAGATCCGCTTGATGGCCTATTACAAGCAAACCAGCCCTTTGATTGGGTACTACCATGCCAAGGGTGATCTGAAATCTGTGGATGGTCTGGCCAGCATGGATGAGGTAGCGGCGAGTATTTCTAACGCACTTACGTAA
- the rplQ gene encoding 50S ribosomal protein L17: MRHARGYRRLNRTHEHRKALFANMAGSLIEHEQIKTTLPKAKELRRIVEKLVTLGKRGDLHARRQANAQLKQEMHTAKLFDVLGPRYKDRQGGYVRVMKAGFRYGDMAPMAIIEFVDRDVDAKGAADKARLAEYEEAEE, encoded by the coding sequence ATGCGTCACGCAAGAGGTTACCGCCGCCTGAACCGCACACATGAGCACCGCAAGGCGCTGTTCGCGAATATGGCTGGCTCGCTCATTGAACATGAGCAAATCAAAACAACTTTGCCCAAGGCCAAAGAACTGCGCAGGATCGTTGAAAAGCTTGTCACATTGGGCAAGCGCGGTGATCTGCATGCACGCCGTCAGGCGAATGCGCAGCTCAAGCAGGAAATGCATACTGCGAAGCTGTTTGATGTCCTTGGACCGCGTTACAAAGACCGCCAAGGTGGTTACGTTCGTGTCATGAAAGCGGGCTTCCGTTATGGTGACATGGCGCCAATGGCGATTATCGAATTCGTGGATCGCGATGTAGATGCGAAAGGTGCGGCTGATAAGGCGCGTCTGGCTGAGTATGAGGAAGCTGAGGAGTAA
- the crcB gene encoding fluoride efflux transporter CrcB, producing the protein MMTPVISVALGGAIGSVLRYLVGLVVAFPIGTLTVNVIGSFIIGLVWIHLADRGLQHWSPFLMTGVLGGFTTFSAFTLDALRLVEEGRVTAAVGYVLASLVLSVLACAAGLWIARGMTT; encoded by the coding sequence ATGATGACACCTGTGATTTCTGTAGCTCTTGGCGGGGCGATTGGCTCTGTGCTGCGATACCTCGTGGGGTTAGTTGTGGCCTTTCCGATAGGGACGTTGACAGTGAACGTGATCGGGTCCTTCATCATCGGGCTGGTCTGGATACACTTGGCGGATCGCGGCTTGCAGCATTGGTCGCCGTTTCTGATGACTGGCGTCTTGGGCGGGTTTACGACGTTTTCGGCGTTCACTTTGGATGCGTTGCGTTTGGTGGAAGAAGGCCGCGTGACGGCGGCGGTCGGATATGTTCTGGCGTCGCTGGTCTTATCCGTTCTGGCCTGTGCGGCGGGTCTGTGGATCGCAAGAGGAATGACAACATGA
- the rpmD gene encoding 50S ribosomal protein L30: MAKTIVVKQVGSPIRRPAKQRATLVGLGLNKMNRTKELEDTPSVRGMVNSIPHLVEIIEEKG, translated from the coding sequence ATGGCTAAAACAATCGTCGTCAAGCAGGTCGGCTCTCCGATCCGCCGCCCTGCCAAACAGCGTGCTACGCTGGTGGGCCTGGGCCTCAACAAGATGAACCGTACCAAAGAACTGGAAGATACACCTTCTGTCCGTGGTATGGTCAACAGCATCCCCCACCTCGTCGAGATCATCGAAGAGAAGGGGTGA
- a CDS encoding RluA family pseudouridine synthase: MSGVQTRVIGPDDGDQRLDRYLRRLFPHLTQGRIEKMCRKGELRVDGGRVKSNTRLDVGQKIRIPPLPTEEEAAAAANLAKRGVTKADAKLIQSCVIYKDDHIIAINKPPGLATQGGSKTTRHVDGLSEALMFDYDEKPRLVHRLDKDTSGVLLLARTRMMAKQLTENLKHRETRKIYWAAVAGVPHPRAGTIKYGLVKAPGHGRGGENEKMRCVHPRDLDSVEGAKRATSDYAVMDTLASRAAWCALVPITGRTHQLRAHMAEIGHPIVGDGKYGGSGQENLGDGWGAGMGSEIGRKLHLHARSLTIEHPATGATLHLTAPLPDHMQHTWDFVGWVVGHAPVDPFNMPDA; this comes from the coding sequence ATGAGTGGTGTACAAACCCGTGTGATTGGCCCCGACGATGGCGACCAACGCCTTGATCGCTATTTGCGCCGCCTGTTCCCGCATCTGACCCAAGGACGGATCGAGAAGATGTGCCGCAAGGGTGAATTGCGTGTCGATGGTGGTCGCGTAAAATCGAACACCCGATTGGATGTGGGGCAGAAAATACGTATTCCGCCGCTCCCAACCGAGGAAGAAGCGGCGGCTGCGGCGAACCTTGCCAAGCGCGGTGTGACCAAGGCGGATGCCAAGCTGATTCAGTCCTGCGTGATCTACAAGGATGATCATATTATCGCGATCAACAAACCTCCCGGTTTGGCGACCCAAGGTGGTTCCAAGACAACGCGGCACGTGGATGGGTTGTCAGAGGCCTTGATGTTTGACTACGACGAAAAGCCCCGGTTGGTGCATCGTCTGGATAAGGATACGTCTGGTGTGCTGCTGCTGGCGCGCACACGGATGATGGCCAAGCAGTTGACCGAAAACCTCAAGCATCGTGAGACGCGCAAGATCTATTGGGCGGCAGTCGCTGGGGTGCCGCATCCGCGCGCCGGAACAATCAAATATGGTCTCGTGAAAGCGCCCGGTCATGGCAGGGGCGGCGAGAATGAGAAGATGCGCTGTGTGCATCCGCGCGACCTCGACAGTGTGGAGGGGGCCAAGCGGGCGACCAGCGATTACGCAGTGATGGATACTCTGGCCAGCCGTGCCGCGTGGTGTGCATTGGTGCCGATCACGGGGCGGACGCATCAACTACGCGCGCATATGGCTGAGATTGGGCATCCGATTGTGGGTGATGGTAAATACGGCGGGTCCGGTCAGGAAAACCTTGGTGATGGCTGGGGTGCCGGTATGGGCAGTGAGATTGGGCGCAAACTGCATCTGCACGCCCGCAGCCTGACAATTGAGCATCCGGCGACGGGCGCTACCTTGCATCTAACCGCGCCTTTGCCGGACCATATGCAGCATACATGGGACTTCGTGGGCTGGGTTGTGGGCCACGCTCCGGTTGATCCGTTCAATATGCCCGATGCGTGA